A window of Variovorax sp. HW608 genomic DNA:
GCGCGCGCGATCCTCGACGGCCACGTGGTGCTGTCGCGCTCGCTCGCCGAGGCCGGCCACTATCCGGCGATCGACATCGAGGCGTCGATCAGCCGCGCGATGACCGCGCTGATCCCGCCCTCGCAGTTCGACGTGGTGCGCCGCTTCAAGCAGATGCTCTCGCGCTACCAGCGCAACCGGGACCTCATCAGCGTCGGCGCGTACGCCCCCGGGCACGACACGCAGCTCGACCAGGCGATCGCGATGTATCCGCGCATCGAGGCCTTCCTCCAGCAGGCCATGGAGGAGCGCACCGACTACGCGGCGTCGATCGCGCGCATGACCAAGCTCTTCGAAGCCGGCTGACCCAGGAAGGAACGACCATGCCCCAGCGACTCCCCCTCGAAATGCTGTCCGACCTCGCCCGCACGCAGACCGACGAGTCCGCCAAGCGGCTCGGCATGCTGCAGAACGCGCAGCTCAGCGCCAGCCAGAAACTCGAGATGCTGATGAAGTACCGGCAGGACTACGTCCAGCAGCTGCAGGCGCTGATGAGCGAGGGCCTTGCCACCGCCAAGCTGCGCAACTACCAGGCCTTCCTGGCCACGCTCGACGGCGCCATCGAGCAGCAGCGCGCCATCGTCGCGCAGGCGCTGACGCGGCTGGACCACGGCCGCGACGACTGGCGCAACAACAAGCGCCGCCTCAATTCCTTCGACACGCTCGCCGAGCGCATGCGTCGTCAGGAACTGATGGCGCAGGCCAAGCGCGAGCAGCGCGACAGCGACGAGCGCGCGACGCGCAAATTCTTCGACCGTGCCGCCAACCCGACTTTCTGAAGCATCGGAGCCCCCATGTCCACCGTCATCTCGCCTTCCCTCAACCTGTCGGGTCTGCAGGGCGCAGCCTCCGGTTCGCGCGGCCGCAATGCCGAAGAGCCCGAAGGCCGCAGCTTCGGCGCCGCGCTCGAGCGCTCGCGTGCGGCCAGCGCGCAAGACGCGCAGCAAACCGCCGAGGCGTCCGGCACTGAGCCGCTTGCGGGCCGCAAGACCACACGCGCCGCAGACAAGAAGAGCGAGCTCAGCGCGGACGACGTCATGGCGCTCCTCGCGCCGCTTCCGGCGCCCGTCGTGCCTGGGGCCGCGCAGGGCAAGCCGACGCCCGAGCCGGCGTCGAAGGGCGGTGCCGGGGCGACCGTCGATGGACTCGCCGCCGGCGCGGCATCGGGCGTCTTGCAGGAACAGGCATCGGCCCTCGCCGACGGCGCACCGCAGACGGCAGCCGATCGAGCCGCTGCGAAGACCGCGCGCGCCGCCGACAGCGCTGACTGCGCCGACCACGACGCCCATGCCGAGGCGCCGGTGGCAGAGCAGCGGGACGACGCCGCCCTGCCGCTCGCGACCGCCGCTGCCGCCGCGGCGACAGCTTCGAAGGACGCAAGCGCCAAAGCCGCCGTGCCGGCGCCCACGCCAGCCGCTGCTGGGACCCTGGATGCCAAAACATTCGCCGCCGTGAAAGCGCAAGCCGCCTCCGATACCACCGCCACGGCGACGAGCGCGGACGAGTCCGCCGTCGCACCGCAAGCCGCTGCAGCCATCGAAACCGCGAAGGCCGACACACCGGCCGCGAAGCCCGACACCGCATCGATCGGGCCGGCCGCCGCACCCGATGCCCAGGCCCTGGCGGCCCTGCAGGCCAATGCCGCGCCCGCCGCCGACCGCGCCGCCGCGCCCGCGCAGTCCACGCCGGCGCTGACGGTCGCGCCGCAGGTCGGCAGCACCGAGTGGGGTCCGGCCATCGGCCACCAGATGATCCGCATGAGCGCCAGCGGCCATCAGGTGGCCGAGCTCAACCTGAATCCGGCCAATCTCGGCCCGCTCAAGGTCACGCTGACGATGGGCGACAACCAGGCGCAGGCGATGTTCGTCTCGGCGCACGAGTCGGTGCGCAAGGCCGTCGAAGCCGCGCTGCCACAACTCCGCACCACGCTGGCCGAGCAGGGCATCAACCTCGGCCAGACCTCGGTCGGCGCGGAAGCCCGCCAGCCGAACGGCGGCAGCGCCTTCGCCGAGCAGAACCCGCAGCGCCCGCAGGGCCTGCCGAACTATCCGGGATCGGGCCGCGCCGACAACACTGCCGCACAGCCGGTGGCTGCAGCGCCTTCGGCATCCACCTTGCGCCGCGCCACGGCCGGCCTCGACACCTTCGCGTGAACAGCTTCCAGCAATGAACGGATCTGAAGCGCTTTTCCACGCTTGATCAGCCGTTCGCCTGCAGGGGAGTTCGCAAAGAATAGACCGAACTTTTACCTCGCTTCAACATGGCTACTTCATCTCCCGTCGCCACCGCCACCGCCGCCGCCGCGCCAGCCGCAGCGCCCCGCTCGTCGAAGTTCATGATCGGCCTGATGCTCGGCGTCGCCGTGCTCGTCGCCGGCGCGGCCGGCTACACGTACTTCCAGCACAAGTCGGCGGGCGCCCCGGCCGAAGCCGCGAAGCCCGTGCCCGAGAAGCCGATCTTCGTCACGCTCGAACCGATGACGGTCAACCTCCAGGCCGAGGGCCGCAAGTACCTGCACGTCGGCATCTCGCTCAAGATGAAGGACGAGGCCTCGAAGGCACAGATCGTCGAGTTCATGCCCGAGCTGCGCAGCCGCGCGCTGCTGCTGCTGTCGAACCGCGCGCCCGACACGCTCATGTCCACCGAGGACAAGACCCGGATTGCCGAGGAAGTCCGCAGCGAACTCAACCGCCCGCTCAACGACACCCTGCCGCCGCAGGGCATCACCGGCGTCTCGTTCAACACCTTCGTGGTGCAGTAAACACCGCGAGGCAAGCGACCCATGGCCTATGAACAGGTCCTCTCGCAGGACGAGGTCGATGCGCTGCTCAATGGCGTCACCGGCGGCAGCGTCGACCAGACATCGAAGCCCGCGCTACCGGCCGACGGCCTGCCGGCCTACGACCTCGGCGCGCCCGACCGCGTGGTGCGCGGCCGCATGCACACGCTGGAGGTCATCAACGACCGCTTCGCGCGCGGCCTGCGCAGCGCGCTCCTGAACTTCATGCGCCGCAGCCCCGACATCTCGGTGGGCCCGGTGCAGATCCAGCAGTACGGCGAGTTCGTGCGCCACCTCCCGGTGCCGGCGAACATCAACATGCTGCACATGAAGCCGCTGCGCGGCACTGCCCTCTTCGTGTTCGATCCGAAGCTGGTGTTCCTCGTGGTGGACAACCTCTTCGGCAGCGACGGCCGCTACCACGTGCGCGTGGAAGGCCGCGACTTCACGCGCACCGAGCAGCGCATCATCAAGCGCCTGCTCGATCTCTCGCTGCAGTGCTACGCCGAGGCGTGGCAGCCGGTGCACCCGCTGGCCTTCGACTACATCCGCGCCGAGATGCACGGCAAGCTCGCGAACATCGTCGCGCCCAACGAGGTGGTGGTGAACACCACGCTGCAGATCGAGTTCGGCCCCCTCGGCGGCTTCCTGCACGTGTGCATCCCCTACTCGATGATCGAGCCGATCCGCGACCTGCTCTCGAACCCCATCCAGGACGAGGTGGAGATCGACAAGCGCTGGGTCAAGCAGATGTCCAAGCAGATGCAGGCCGCCGACGTCGAGCTGACCGCCGACTTCGTGACGATGTCCTCCACCATCGGCGACATCCTCAAGCTCCAGGTCGGCGACGTCCTGCCCATCGACCTGCCGGGCAGCGTCGTCGCCAAGGTCGACGGCGTTCCGGTGATGGAGTGCGGCTACGGCATCTCGAACGAGCGCTACGCCCTGCGCGTGCAAAACATGATCACCCACCAAGACAGCGATTCGAAGAACGACCATGACTGACAACACTTCTCCCGCCAGCGAAGCCGACGACTGGGCCGCCGCACTGGCCGAGCAGACCGCAGCCAGCGCGCCCGCGGCATCGCCCGAGCCGGCGCCCGCACCCGCGGCGTCGCAGGTCTTTCAGCAGATCCAGGAAACGGCTTCGGTCGCGGCCGGCGTCACCGCGCTCGACATCGCCCGCGTGATGGAAGTGCCGGTGCAACTCACTGCCGAGATCGGCCGCACGCGCATCACCATCAAGAACCTGCTCCAGCTTTCGCAGGGCTCGGTCGTCGAGCTCGACGGGCTGGCGGGCCAGCCGCTGGACGTCCTGATCAACGGCTACCTGATCGCGCAGGGCGAAGTGGTGGTGGTGAACGAGAAGTACGGCATCCGGCTGACCGACATCGTCACCCCCTCCGAACGCATGCAGAAGCTCTCCCGCGCATGAACCTCCTTCCACGACGGCCGCGCGCCGTCCACCTGCTGGCGTCGGCGATCGCGCTTGCCGCGCTGCCGGTGCACGCCGTGCTGCCCACGGTGCCGTCGCACAGCGCTGCCGAGGCCGCGCCGGTGGTCGGTGCGGGCGGGCTGCTGCAGGCCGGGTTCGGCATGGTGGTGGTGCTGGGCCTGATCTTTCTGTGTGCTTGGCTTGCGCGGCGCTTCGGGCTGCAGCGTTTCGGCGGCGGCAACGTGGTGAAGGTGGTGTCGAGCTCGAATGTCGGCCAGCGCGAGCGTGTCGTGGTGGTCGAAGTGAGCGGCACCTGGCTGGTGCTCGGCGTCACGCCGAGCCAGATCAACACGCTGCACACGCTGCCCGCGCAGGCGGTGCCCCAGGCACCTGCCGCCGCCAGCACGGCGGCGCCCAAACCCATCGACCTCTTCGCGCAGAAGCTGCGCGAATCCATCACCGGCAAGACCCGCCCGGCTCCATGATGCCCAAGCTTTTCCGCCGAAGCCTTCGGGGCGGCGTGGTGCTGCTCGCGGCCATGCTGCCGCTGGCGGCCTGGACGCAGGGCCTGCCGGGCCTGACCAGCACGCCCGGCCCCGGCGGCAGCCAGACCTGGTCGCTCAGCGTGCAGACGCTGGTGATGCTGACCTCGATCACCTTCCTGCCCGCGCTGCTGCTGTCGATGACCAGCTTCACGCGCATCCTGATCGTGCTGGGCCTGTTGCGCACCGCGATCGGCACGCAGGCCTCGCCGCCCAACCAGATCCTGGTCGGGCTGTCGCTCTTCCTCACCTTCTTCGTGATGTCGCCGGTGTTCGACAAGGCCTACAGCGACGCCTACAAGCCTTTCTCGGACAACAAGATCAGCGCCGAGAAGGCGCTGGAGCGCGGCATCGAGCCCTTCAAGACCTTCATGCTGCGGCAGACGCGCGAGAACGACCTCGCGCTGTTCGCCAGGCTCGCCAAAGCGGCGGAGATGCAGGGGCCCGAGGAAGTGCCGCTGCGCATCCTGCTGCCGGCCTTCGTCATCAGCGAGCTGAAGACCGCCTTCCAGATCGGCTTCACCATCTTCATCCCGTTCCTCATCATCGACATGGTGGTCGCGAGCGTGCTGATGTCGATGGGGATGATGATGGTGCCGCCCGCGAGCATCGCGCTGCCCTTCAAGCTGATGCTCTTCGTGCTGGCCGACGGCTGGCAGCTGCTGATTGGCGCGCTCGCCCAGAGCTTCTTCACCTGACGAGACCACAATGACCCCCGAATCCGTCATGACCATCGGCAGCCAGGCCATCCAGGTGTCGCTGCTGCTCGGTGCGCCGCTGCTGCTGGTGGCGCTCGTGATCGGCCTCGTCATCAGCATCTTCCAGGCGGCCACGCAGATCAACGAGGCGACGCTCTCCTTCATCCCGAAGCTGGTCGCGATCTTCCTCACGCTGATCCTTGCCGGGCCGTGGATGCTCGAGAAGATGCTCGACTACATCCGCGCGCTCTTCATGAGCATTCCGCAGCTCGTGGGTTAGGGCGTGTTCACACTAAGGCCTCTTCACTGATGCCGCAGGTCTTCTCGGTCACCTCCGCGCAGCTCACCGCGTGGCTGGTGGCCTTCCTCTGGCCTTTCGTGCGCATGCTGGCGCTGGTCAGCACCGCGCCGGTCTTCGGCGAAGCGACCGTGCCCAAGCAGGTCAAGGTCGGCTTCGCTGCCTTGTTCGCGATTCTTCTCTCCCCCGTGCTCGGGCCGATGCCCGACGTGCCGGTCGTCTCGGCCGGCGGCGGGTGGATCATCATCCAGCAGGTGCTGATCGGCGCCGCGATGGGCTTCACCATGAAGCTGGTCTTCGCCGCGGTGCTCGCGGCGGGCGAGTACATCGGCCTGCAGATGGGCCTGTCGTTCGCGTCCTTCTTCGACCCGATGAGCGGCGGCGCCACCATGGTGGTCGCGCGCTTGCTCAACATGCTCGCGATGTTGATCTTCATCGCGGTCGACGGCCACCTGATGATGATCGCCGCGCTGGCCGAGAGCTTCCAGGCGCTGCCGATCTCGGATGCGGCGCTCAACGCCAACGGCTGGATGGTCCTCGCCGCCGGCGGTGCACAGATCTTCGCGAGCGGGCTGATGCTGTCGCTGCCGCTCGTCACCGCATTGCTCACGCTCAACCTCGCGATGGGCATCCTGAACCGCGCCTCGCCGCAGTTCAGCATCTTCGCGGTCGGATTCCCGCTGACGCTGCTCGCGGGCATCGGGATGCTGCAACTGCTGATGCCGCACCTGGGGTCGATGCTCGCGCCGCGCTTCGATGCGGGGATCGAGGCGATGGTGCGGCTGGTGCAGGGCCTCCGGTAGCTTGCCGGGGCAAGCACCGATTGAATGGCTCGCAGAATGGCCTAGATTCCTGTCGTGTCGAGTCTGTAGGGGGTTCGCATGCGACCGCTTCCGGTCTTCACCGCCGCATTCACCATCGTCACCAGCGGGCTTGCCTCATGCGCTGATGCTCAAAACGCGCAGACGACCGCAGGCGCCCGTGAGGATCTGGTGGTCGACATCCGTCTTGCCGGCAGCCGCATCAATGCAGGCAAGATCGCCTGGGCCCATCTCATCGGACTCGGGGAGCAGACTGCCGTGTCGGTCACGGCCGCCGGCGTTCCACCGCAGGTGAGCCGGCCGGTCCATCTCTACACCTACATCTATGAGGGCGCGTGCGGCGCTTTGTCAGAGCGCCCCGCCCATTCGCTCAACGCGATCGTCTTGGCCCGCTCAACGGGCCCTGCAGGCCGCATCGGGCCGCCCTACACGGTCGAGAACACCGCCAGGGTCCGCCTGGCAACCCTTCGGGCGACACCGCATGCGCTCGTGATCCGGAGCGCGCCCGCCGACGGCAACCTGGACCT
This region includes:
- the fliP gene encoding flagellar type III secretion system pore protein FliP (The bacterial flagellar biogenesis protein FliP forms a type III secretion system (T3SS)-type pore required for flagellar assembly.), whose translation is MLPLAAWTQGLPGLTSTPGPGGSQTWSLSVQTLVMLTSITFLPALLLSMTSFTRILIVLGLLRTAIGTQASPPNQILVGLSLFLTFFVMSPVFDKAYSDAYKPFSDNKISAEKALERGIEPFKTFMLRQTRENDLALFARLAKAAEMQGPEEVPLRILLPAFVISELKTAFQIGFTIFIPFLIIDMVVASVLMSMGMMMVPPASIALPFKLMLFVLADGWQLLIGALAQSFFT
- the fliR gene encoding flagellar biosynthetic protein FliR — translated: MPQVFSVTSAQLTAWLVAFLWPFVRMLALVSTAPVFGEATVPKQVKVGFAALFAILLSPVLGPMPDVPVVSAGGGWIIIQQVLIGAAMGFTMKLVFAAVLAAGEYIGLQMGLSFASFFDPMSGGATMVVARLLNMLAMLIFIAVDGHLMMIAALAESFQALPISDAALNANGWMVLAAGGAQIFASGLMLSLPLVTALLTLNLAMGILNRASPQFSIFAVGFPLTLLAGIGMLQLLMPHLGSMLAPRFDAGIEAMVRLVQGLR
- the fliO gene encoding flagellar biosynthetic protein FliO, with the translated sequence MNLLPRRPRAVHLLASAIALAALPVHAVLPTVPSHSAAEAAPVVGAGGLLQAGFGMVVVLGLIFLCAWLARRFGLQRFGGGNVVKVVSSSNVGQRERVVVVEVSGTWLVLGVTPSQINTLHTLPAQAVPQAPAAASTAAPKPIDLFAQKLRESITGKTRPAP
- the fliQ gene encoding flagellar biosynthesis protein FliQ → MTPESVMTIGSQAIQVSLLLGAPLLLVALVIGLVISIFQAATQINEATLSFIPKLVAIFLTLILAGPWMLEKMLDYIRALFMSIPQLVG
- the fliN gene encoding flagellar motor switch protein FliN, with the protein product MTDNTSPASEADDWAAALAEQTAASAPAASPEPAPAPAASQVFQQIQETASVAAGVTALDIARVMEVPVQLTAEIGRTRITIKNLLQLSQGSVVELDGLAGQPLDVLINGYLIAQGEVVVVNEKYGIRLTDIVTPSERMQKLSRA
- the fliL gene encoding flagellar basal body-associated protein FliL, yielding MATSSPVATATAAAAPAAAPRSSKFMIGLMLGVAVLVAGAAGYTYFQHKSAGAPAEAAKPVPEKPIFVTLEPMTVNLQAEGRKYLHVGISLKMKDEASKAQIVEFMPELRSRALLLLSNRAPDTLMSTEDKTRIAEEVRSELNRPLNDTLPPQGITGVSFNTFVVQ
- the fliJ gene encoding flagellar export protein FliJ, yielding MPQRLPLEMLSDLARTQTDESAKRLGMLQNAQLSASQKLEMLMKYRQDYVQQLQALMSEGLATAKLRNYQAFLATLDGAIEQQRAIVAQALTRLDHGRDDWRNNKRRLNSFDTLAERMRRQELMAQAKREQRDSDERATRKFFDRAANPTF
- a CDS encoding flagellar hook-length control protein FliK, translating into MSTVISPSLNLSGLQGAASGSRGRNAEEPEGRSFGAALERSRAASAQDAQQTAEASGTEPLAGRKTTRAADKKSELSADDVMALLAPLPAPVVPGAAQGKPTPEPASKGGAGATVDGLAAGAASGVLQEQASALADGAPQTAADRAAAKTARAADSADCADHDAHAEAPVAEQRDDAALPLATAAAAAATASKDASAKAAVPAPTPAAAGTLDAKTFAAVKAQAASDTTATATSADESAVAPQAAAAIETAKADTPAAKPDTASIGPAAAPDAQALAALQANAAPAADRAAAPAQSTPALTVAPQVGSTEWGPAIGHQMIRMSASGHQVAELNLNPANLGPLKVTLTMGDNQAQAMFVSAHESVRKAVEAALPQLRTTLAEQGINLGQTSVGAEARQPNGGSAFAEQNPQRPQGLPNYPGSGRADNTAAQPVAAAPSASTLRRATAGLDTFA
- the fliM gene encoding flagellar motor switch protein FliM — translated: MAYEQVLSQDEVDALLNGVTGGSVDQTSKPALPADGLPAYDLGAPDRVVRGRMHTLEVINDRFARGLRSALLNFMRRSPDISVGPVQIQQYGEFVRHLPVPANINMLHMKPLRGTALFVFDPKLVFLVVDNLFGSDGRYHVRVEGRDFTRTEQRIIKRLLDLSLQCYAEAWQPVHPLAFDYIRAEMHGKLANIVAPNEVVVNTTLQIEFGPLGGFLHVCIPYSMIEPIRDLLSNPIQDEVEIDKRWVKQMSKQMQAADVELTADFVTMSSTIGDILKLQVGDVLPIDLPGSVVAKVDGVPVMECGYGISNERYALRVQNMITHQDSDSKNDHD